From Streptomyces qinzhouensis, one genomic window encodes:
- the hutH gene encoding histidine ammonia-lyase, producing the protein MHTVVVGTSGTSSADVVAVARHGARVEISPEADAALAAARSVVDALAAKPEPVYGVSTGFGALATRHIGPGLRAALQRNIVRSHAAGMGPRVEREVVRALMFLRLKTLCSGHTGVRPGIARTMAAVLNAGITPVVHEYGSLGCSGDLAPLSHCALALMGEGDAEGPDGQVRPAGELLAAHGIAPVELREKEGLALLNGTDGMLGMLLLALDDLRRLYTSADITAALSLEALLGTDRVLAPELHAIRPHPGQAVAAANMAAVLKGSGLTGHYQQDDAPRVQDAYSVRCAPQVAGAGRDTVDHARLVAERELAAAVDNPVVLPAEGRVESNGNFHGAPVAYVLDFLAVAAADLGSIAERRTDRLLDKNRSHGLPPFLADDPGVDSGLMIAQYTQAALVSEMKRLAVPASVDSIPSSAMQEDHVSMGWSAARKLRTAVDALGRIIAVELYTAARAIELRDGLTPAPASAAAVAALRAAGVAGPGPDRFLAPDLAAAAEFVRDGSLIAAVEPVTGPLG; encoded by the coding sequence ATGCATACCGTCGTGGTGGGGACGTCCGGTACCAGCTCCGCCGATGTCGTCGCCGTCGCCCGGCACGGCGCCCGCGTCGAGATCTCCCCCGAAGCCGACGCCGCGCTCGCCGCCGCCCGCTCCGTCGTGGACGCGCTCGCCGCCAAGCCCGAGCCCGTGTACGGCGTCTCCACCGGGTTCGGCGCCCTCGCCACCCGTCATATCGGGCCCGGACTGCGCGCCGCGCTCCAGCGGAACATCGTGCGCTCGCACGCGGCCGGGATGGGCCCCCGGGTGGAGCGGGAGGTCGTCCGGGCGCTGATGTTCCTGCGGCTGAAGACGCTGTGCTCCGGGCATACCGGCGTACGGCCCGGGATCGCCCGCACCATGGCCGCCGTGCTGAACGCCGGAATCACCCCGGTTGTCCACGAGTACGGCTCCCTCGGCTGCTCCGGGGACCTCGCGCCGCTCTCCCACTGTGCCCTGGCCCTGATGGGCGAGGGGGACGCCGAAGGCCCCGACGGACAGGTGCGCCCCGCCGGTGAACTGCTCGCGGCGCACGGCATCGCTCCGGTCGAACTCCGGGAGAAGGAGGGGCTGGCGCTTCTCAACGGCACGGACGGCATGCTCGGCATGCTGCTGCTGGCCCTCGACGATCTGCGGCGGCTCTACACCAGCGCCGACATCACGGCCGCGCTCAGCCTCGAAGCCCTGCTGGGCACCGACCGGGTCCTCGCGCCCGAACTGCACGCCATCCGCCCGCACCCCGGCCAGGCCGTGGCCGCCGCCAATATGGCGGCCGTACTGAAGGGTTCCGGGCTCACCGGCCACTATCAGCAGGACGATGCCCCGCGGGTCCAGGACGCCTATTCGGTACGGTGTGCGCCGCAGGTCGCGGGCGCCGGGCGGGACACCGTCGACCATGCCCGGCTGGTCGCGGAACGCGAACTCGCCGCGGCCGTCGACAATCCGGTGGTCCTCCCGGCGGAGGGCCGGGTGGAGTCCAACGGCAACTTCCACGGCGCGCCCGTGGCGTATGTCCTCGACTTCCTCGCCGTCGCCGCCGCGGACCTCGGTTCCATCGCCGAGCGCCGTACCGACCGGCTCCTCGACAAGAACCGCAGCCATGGGTTGCCGCCGTTCCTCGCCGACGATCCGGGTGTCGACTCGGGGCTGATGATCGCCCAGTACACCCAGGCCGCGCTGGTCTCCGAGATGAAGCGGCTCGCCGTCCCGGCGTCCGTCGACTCCATCCCGTCCTCCGCGATGCAGGAGGACCATGTCTCGATGGGCTGGTCGGCGGCGCGCAAGCTGCGGACCGCCGTCGACGCGCTCGGGCGGATCATCGCCGTCGAGCTGTACACGGCGGCCCGGGCGATCGAACTGCGGGACGGGCTCACCCCCGCTCCCGCCTCGGCCGCCGCCGTCGCGGCACTGCGCGCCGCGGGCGTCGCGGGCCCGGGCCCCGACCGGTTCCTGGCGCCCGATCTGGCGGCGGCGGCGGAGTTCGTCCGCGACGGCAGTCTGATCGCGGCCGTGGAGCCGGTCACGGGCCCGCTGGGCTGA